The following coding sequences are from one Cenarchaeum symbiosum A window:
- a CDS encoding endonuclease IV (COG0648), with the protein MQVGCHVSISGGIDRSVDNAVERGCTAFQIFSRNPRGWRAKEISKDEAGTFKKKLKESKIEPSGTCVHMPYLPNLASTNDESHKKSVDTLIGEVERCGLLGIPFLVTHLGSHLGAGEEKGIERLVKAYKSAAGVKNGVTILLENTAGQKNSVGSEFGQLGSILSQLRPAKRFGVCLDTCHAFAYGYDLSTRAGAKKSFDEFDKKVGLDNLRVLHLNDAKAGCGSKLDRHYHVGLGSIGKEGMRAAARLASKRGIPMVVETPVDETRDDVGNIKAARALAG; encoded by the coding sequence ATGCAGGTGGGGTGCCACGTCTCTATATCCGGGGGGATCGACAGGTCCGTGGACAACGCAGTGGAGCGGGGCTGCACGGCCTTTCAGATATTTTCAAGAAACCCAAGGGGGTGGCGCGCAAAGGAGATCTCCAAAGACGAGGCCGGCACCTTCAAGAAAAAGCTAAAGGAGAGCAAGATAGAGCCTTCGGGCACATGCGTGCACATGCCCTACCTGCCCAACCTCGCGTCCACCAACGATGAATCCCACAAAAAATCCGTCGACACACTGATCGGCGAGGTGGAGAGGTGCGGGCTGCTGGGGATACCGTTCCTGGTGACGCATTTAGGGAGCCACCTCGGGGCGGGCGAGGAGAAGGGGATAGAGAGGCTTGTCAAGGCATACAAGAGCGCGGCCGGGGTCAAGAACGGGGTAACCATACTGCTCGAGAACACGGCGGGACAAAAAAACTCGGTCGGCTCGGAGTTTGGGCAGCTGGGATCAATACTCTCGCAGCTCAGGCCCGCCAAGAGGTTCGGCGTCTGCCTTGATACGTGCCACGCATTTGCCTACGGGTACGACCTGAGCACCCGGGCCGGCGCCAAGAAATCCTTTGACGAGTTTGACAAGAAGGTGGGGCTCGACAACCTCCGTGTGCTACATCTAAACGACGCAAAGGCCGGCTGCGGCTCAAAGCTCGACAGGCACTACCACGTGGGCCTCGGCAGCATAGGAAAGGAGGGCATGCGGGCCGCCGCCCGGCTGGCCAGCAAGAGGGGGATACCCATGGTAGTGGAGACGCCGGTAGACGAGACGCGGGATGATGTCGGCAACATAAAGGCGGCAAGGGCGCTGGCAGGATAG
- a CDS encoding conserved hypothetical protein (COG2078): protein MGVLSAALTQEDGEALVRAARAAVTAFLEGRQAGPDPGLESRLPDSGVFVTLQRKGSLRGCIGYTEPQRLARALHDAAIAAATQDPRFEPVAADELGDITFEVTVLTPPERITVDHPSEYPSRITVGRDGLVVRRGSDSGLLLPQVPAEYNWDSAEFLSHTCIKAGLERDVWRTKDLEVYRFGGTVFREEEPCGRISGG, encoded by the coding sequence GTGGGGGTGTTGTCTGCCGCCCTAACGCAGGAAGACGGGGAGGCGCTGGTTCGCGCAGCCCGGGCCGCGGTCACTGCGTTTCTGGAGGGCAGGCAGGCGGGGCCCGACCCGGGCCTCGAGTCAAGACTCCCCGATTCCGGGGTCTTTGTTACGTTGCAGCGGAAAGGCTCGCTTCGTGGGTGCATCGGGTATACGGAGCCCCAAAGGCTTGCGCGCGCCCTGCATGATGCGGCGATAGCCGCGGCAACCCAGGATCCGCGCTTTGAGCCGGTGGCAGCAGACGAGCTTGGGGATATCACATTTGAGGTGACGGTGCTGACGCCGCCCGAGCGCATAACGGTGGACCACCCGTCGGAGTACCCCTCTAGGATCACGGTGGGGCGCGACGGTCTGGTGGTCAGGCGCGGTTCTGACTCGGGGCTGCTGCTACCGCAGGTGCCCGCCGAATACAACTGGGATTCTGCAGAGTTTCTCTCGCATACGTGCATCAAGGCGGGCCTTGAACGCGATGTATGGCGCACAAAAGACCTGGAGGTGTACAGGTTCGGCGGCACCGTATTCAGAGAGGAGGAGCCCTGCGGCAGGATAAGCGGGGGGTAG
- a CDS encoding eukaryotic-type DNA primase, catalytic (small) subunit (COG1467) — protein MHEKDLLLLAESFKRYYFEHFERIPVPDRAAQREFGYQRFGGGMVRHMRVKGSDELRLLLMQNSPSDVYCSNGIYSFPELPMSDKDWKEADLIFDIDAKDLGLPCRKDHTFRRCSSCGRSHSGDGCPRCGPGAHDQISVLCKDCIGGAKKEVEKLMHILEEDLGVGRDSVVVYFSGNEGFHVHIGGTQFQGLGSRERGELADYVRFVGAVPQAFGMGRNGAARRDFDYDDEGGWKGRLHREFFGPKSRSSVAITAAIKEGHRAFGERLKQISPVLGANIDPHVTTDIHRIFRLPGSLNGKSGLAKIPCINLDKFDPGSDACLIDSDEVQVTADMPMRLKLGGRRFGPYNGEAVSVPRFAAAYMVCKGLASAA, from the coding sequence ATGCATGAGAAGGATCTCTTGCTGCTGGCAGAGTCCTTCAAGAGGTATTATTTCGAGCACTTTGAGAGGATCCCCGTGCCCGACAGGGCCGCACAGCGCGAGTTCGGCTACCAGAGGTTCGGCGGCGGCATGGTGCGGCACATGCGCGTCAAGGGCTCAGACGAGCTGCGCCTGCTATTAATGCAGAACTCGCCGTCGGATGTATACTGTTCCAACGGGATATACTCGTTTCCGGAGCTGCCCATGTCGGACAAGGACTGGAAGGAGGCGGACCTCATATTCGACATAGATGCAAAAGATTTAGGGCTGCCCTGCAGAAAGGATCATACATTCCGGCGGTGCTCCTCGTGCGGCAGGTCCCACAGTGGGGACGGCTGCCCCCGGTGCGGCCCCGGCGCGCACGACCAAATCTCGGTACTCTGCAAGGACTGTATCGGCGGCGCAAAAAAGGAGGTCGAGAAACTAATGCACATACTGGAGGAGGACCTCGGCGTGGGGCGGGACTCTGTCGTTGTGTACTTTTCGGGCAACGAGGGCTTTCATGTGCACATAGGCGGGACACAGTTCCAGGGGCTCGGCTCTAGGGAACGGGGCGAGCTTGCCGATTATGTGAGGTTTGTCGGCGCCGTGCCCCAGGCGTTTGGCATGGGCCGCAACGGGGCGGCCCGCCGTGACTTTGATTATGACGACGAGGGTGGATGGAAGGGCAGGCTCCACAGGGAGTTCTTTGGCCCCAAGTCCCGCAGCTCGGTCGCCATTACCGCCGCGATAAAAGAAGGCCACAGGGCCTTTGGGGAGAGGCTAAAGCAGATCTCCCCCGTATTGGGCGCCAACATAGACCCCCATGTGACAACCGACATACACAGGATCTTCCGCCTGCCCGGATCGCTCAATGGCAAGAGTGGACTGGCCAAGATCCCCTGTATCAACCTGGACAAATTCGACCCGGGATCCGACGCCTGCCTCATAGACTCCGACGAGGTCCAAGTTACGGCGGATATGCCCATGCGCCTCAAGCTCGGGGGGAGGCGCTTTGGGCCGTATAACGGAGAAGCAGTCTCCGTGCCTAGGTTTGCAGCAGCCTACATGGTCTGCAAGGGCCTCGCGTCGGCCGCCTAG
- a CDS encoding glycyl-tRNA synthetase (class II) (COG0423) produces the protein MKNKFLGLWRRELVRRGGMMEIDGSQIMSESVFEASGHLAGFTDPIVKCTGCGATFRADRLISESAGIEVPEASDTAEFDRAISDNGVKCSGCGGALGGTERFNMIFKVGIGPGGEPAYLRPETCQSIFVDFPRIFKTMRGRLPLGIAQVGKSFRNEISPRQSLLRLREFYQAEIEVFCNPGKLDEADLAEVAGAVLRVDQGGKTVETGCAEAVESGIIPNRFVAYHLGLLAEFYEKTGIDMGKSRFRRLGEKEKAFYAEAAFDFEVETTVGWLELVACNYRSDYDLSAHAKKSGEKFEVMDGEEKVLPHVFEMSMGIDRSLYTILEHSLREDAENERTVLSVRPYLAPVHVGVLSLVKKGGLREKTDEIHGAIRRDYDAFLDHSGAIGRRYRRLDEIGAPLAITIDHRTLEDGTVTVRRRDTMEQDRIKIDEINGLLSTELAYP, from the coding sequence ATGAAGAACAAGTTTCTCGGCCTGTGGAGAAGGGAGCTCGTCAGGAGGGGCGGCATGATGGAGATCGACGGCTCGCAGATCATGTCAGAGTCCGTCTTTGAGGCGTCGGGGCACCTGGCGGGCTTTACGGACCCGATAGTAAAGTGCACAGGCTGCGGCGCCACGTTTCGCGCCGACAGGCTGATCTCCGAGTCGGCGGGGATCGAGGTGCCCGAGGCCTCCGATACGGCGGAGTTTGACCGTGCCATATCGGACAATGGCGTAAAGTGCTCCGGGTGCGGGGGGGCGCTCGGCGGGACGGAGAGGTTCAACATGATATTCAAAGTAGGGATAGGCCCCGGGGGCGAGCCTGCGTACCTTAGGCCCGAGACGTGCCAGTCCATATTTGTCGACTTTCCCCGGATATTCAAGACCATGAGGGGGAGGCTCCCGCTGGGGATAGCCCAGGTCGGGAAGAGCTTTAGAAACGAGATCTCGCCGAGGCAGAGCCTGCTGCGGCTCAGGGAGTTCTACCAGGCCGAGATAGAGGTGTTCTGCAACCCCGGCAAGCTGGACGAGGCGGACCTTGCAGAGGTGGCCGGTGCAGTACTCAGGGTCGACCAGGGCGGGAAGACAGTAGAGACGGGCTGCGCAGAGGCAGTAGAATCCGGGATCATACCCAACAGGTTTGTGGCGTACCATCTAGGGCTGCTCGCCGAGTTCTATGAAAAGACCGGCATCGACATGGGCAAGAGCAGGTTTAGGAGGCTGGGCGAAAAAGAAAAGGCGTTCTATGCCGAGGCCGCCTTTGACTTTGAGGTGGAGACGACGGTGGGCTGGCTGGAGCTTGTTGCGTGCAATTATCGCTCCGACTACGACCTGTCCGCCCACGCCAAAAAGAGCGGGGAGAAATTCGAGGTAATGGACGGCGAGGAGAAGGTGCTGCCGCACGTCTTTGAGATGTCCATGGGGATAGACAGGAGCCTGTACACGATTCTGGAGCACAGCCTCCGGGAGGATGCGGAAAACGAGAGGACGGTCCTGTCGGTGCGGCCATACCTTGCACCTGTCCACGTGGGTGTTCTCTCGCTGGTAAAGAAGGGCGGCCTCCGGGAAAAGACCGACGAGATACACGGGGCGATACGGCGCGACTATGACGCGTTCCTAGACCATTCTGGCGCCATAGGCAGAAGGTACAGGCGCCTCGACGAGATAGGGGCGCCGCTTGCCATTACCATCGACCACAGGACTCTCGAGGACGGGACAGTCACGGTAAGAAGACGCGACACGATGGAACAGGACAGGATAAAGATAGACGAGATAAACGGGCTGCTTTCCACAGAGCTCGCATACCCGTGA
- a CDS encoding conserved hypothetical protein (COG1615) has translation MGIIAAVIIAIGSNQAVTLSMNISEFDDKFTKPLFYSLVSALILASVALIRVNIVARSSVFWYIVNMGATLAAGGSSREQVSNTPPYRDYKIGAPQFVIWQITKVLLFGAFFTNVLFGFAAMEVVEGNTLGLENLPTLFTLPFVTPPTDPSYSTETVVPMMPALLVLIPPLLGVIGLRLILYVGMHSLISVSTSYIRDVAEGKPRYLNYVSTIEALIGIGVLWTGFNLFFTSDIDYNTRYLIAGTLVIGAALVAFSFMDRLRAKVLTHMLKRDVYIRVLTIIAIAIIVGAAVSVNNSIADARKIEYLGPYTAQQIGVNRYLAELGEIEERTHDVQLQSISANNIDAYIGNNGDVLDVIRVWDWEAAFAKLKPEIGLIPYVDFEDNDILRFNNTLYWTASMKPILPQSVVADDVWYNEHLVYTHVPNGFLTLDATEGQIVDSAEFFSQRAIYYGEGGLLEETWSAYPSNREVTAELNGAFYEGPGGLTLPPPMSWVFEPNFLLSFPGEPVHIMRYKDINLRMETLYPYFVYDFFGKELDSYPVTDGTDSYWLVPLIFGTRADDVPWAMNNHYIRLVGYALIDTYDGDITLLKIGDDFFTEMFESQYGEEFQEIPSWLDEQIRYPVELFNWKTSMYNFYHVTDVETFIQANEFYEIPRGLDTYYIEAKPPGFEEPEFVGLLSLELRGSQGRNLAGFMIVQNDLPNLGNILFYEVPLNSTTKLIGPTAVREALDRDPDFAQLKTLLRNPRIGDNILYHVGEHDTYFIPVYTAGAGGVVAQLGTIAAVGAAFTGEYHVGLGETQEEAFEAYLQKLSGVTPAPTDAEIPEESLERQDRISLVRALFEESGIEITEPTSIQIPISFQEGEVFFYTGAEQEETEELISGFIDDFVTPRSDRILMWEEDDVFNFGTVVIRDGIAELHYVSVEVGS, from the coding sequence GTGGGCATAATTGCCGCCGTGATCATAGCCATAGGCAGCAACCAGGCCGTGACGCTCTCCATGAATATAAGCGAGTTTGACGACAAGTTCACAAAACCGCTCTTTTACTCCCTTGTCTCGGCGCTCATACTGGCGTCTGTCGCCCTGATCCGCGTCAATATAGTGGCCCGCTCCTCGGTATTCTGGTACATCGTCAACATGGGGGCCACCCTGGCGGCCGGTGGCTCGTCCCGCGAGCAGGTGTCCAACACCCCTCCCTACCGGGACTACAAGATAGGGGCGCCCCAGTTCGTCATCTGGCAGATAACCAAGGTCCTCCTCTTTGGGGCCTTCTTTACCAACGTGCTATTCGGCTTTGCGGCCATGGAAGTGGTCGAAGGAAACACGCTGGGGCTCGAGAACCTCCCCACGCTCTTCACGCTGCCATTTGTTACCCCGCCCACCGACCCCTCGTATTCCACAGAGACGGTCGTCCCGATGATGCCGGCCCTCTTGGTGCTGATACCACCGCTGCTGGGAGTGATAGGGCTGCGCCTGATCCTCTACGTGGGAATGCACTCGCTGATCTCGGTCTCCACCTCGTACATACGCGACGTGGCCGAGGGAAAGCCGAGATACCTCAACTATGTATCCACCATAGAGGCGCTGATAGGGATTGGCGTTCTGTGGACCGGCTTCAACCTGTTCTTTACCAGCGATATCGATTACAACACTAGATATCTGATAGCCGGCACTCTGGTGATAGGTGCCGCGCTTGTGGCGTTCTCGTTCATGGACCGGCTCCGCGCCAAGGTGCTCACTCACATGCTAAAGAGGGACGTCTACATACGGGTGCTTACAATAATAGCAATAGCAATAATCGTGGGGGCCGCGGTCTCTGTCAACAACAGCATAGCGGACGCCAGAAAGATCGAGTACCTCGGGCCCTACACCGCCCAGCAGATAGGCGTGAACCGCTACCTGGCCGAGCTCGGCGAGATTGAGGAGAGGACCCATGATGTGCAGCTCCAGTCGATATCGGCCAACAACATAGATGCATACATCGGGAACAACGGCGACGTTCTTGACGTGATAAGGGTCTGGGACTGGGAGGCCGCATTTGCAAAGCTCAAACCCGAGATCGGCCTGATACCATACGTGGACTTTGAGGACAACGACATACTCCGGTTCAACAATACACTGTACTGGACCGCCTCCATGAAGCCCATACTCCCGCAGTCTGTGGTGGCAGACGACGTCTGGTACAACGAGCACCTTGTGTACACTCATGTGCCCAACGGCTTTCTCACACTGGATGCCACCGAGGGGCAGATAGTGGACAGCGCCGAGTTCTTTTCGCAGAGGGCGATATACTATGGGGAGGGCGGGCTGCTAGAAGAGACGTGGTCCGCGTACCCGTCGAACCGCGAGGTCACCGCCGAGCTCAACGGCGCGTTCTACGAGGGGCCGGGCGGCCTGACACTGCCCCCGCCCATGAGCTGGGTCTTTGAGCCCAACTTTTTGCTCTCATTCCCGGGCGAGCCTGTCCACATAATGAGGTACAAGGACATCAACCTGAGAATGGAGACGCTGTACCCGTACTTTGTCTATGACTTTTTCGGCAAGGAGCTCGATTCATACCCGGTCACCGACGGCACCGATTCATACTGGCTGGTCCCCCTGATCTTTGGGACCCGTGCGGATGACGTCCCCTGGGCCATGAACAACCACTACATACGGCTTGTCGGCTACGCCCTGATTGACACATACGACGGCGACATAACCCTGCTCAAGATAGGCGACGACTTTTTCACAGAGATGTTTGAAAGCCAGTACGGCGAGGAGTTCCAGGAGATCCCCTCCTGGCTCGACGAGCAGATAAGATACCCCGTCGAGCTCTTCAACTGGAAGACCAGCATGTACAACTTTTACCATGTAACGGACGTGGAGACCTTCATACAGGCAAACGAGTTCTACGAGATCCCGCGGGGGCTCGACACCTACTATATCGAGGCAAAGCCTCCAGGCTTTGAGGAGCCCGAGTTTGTGGGGCTGCTCTCGCTGGAATTGAGGGGCTCGCAGGGGAGGAACCTTGCCGGCTTTATGATAGTGCAAAACGACCTGCCCAACCTGGGCAACATACTCTTCTATGAGGTGCCGCTAAACTCGACGACCAAGCTGATCGGCCCCACTGCCGTGCGCGAGGCGCTTGACAGGGACCCCGACTTTGCGCAGCTCAAGACGCTGCTGCGCAACCCGAGGATAGGCGACAACATACTGTACCACGTGGGCGAGCATGACACGTACTTTATCCCGGTGTATACTGCAGGCGCCGGGGGCGTGGTTGCGCAGCTAGGCACGATAGCCGCCGTTGGCGCGGCGTTTACCGGCGAGTACCATGTGGGCCTTGGCGAGACGCAGGAGGAGGCCTTTGAGGCGTACCTGCAAAAGCTCTCGGGCGTTACGCCGGCGCCGACGGACGCGGAGATTCCAGAGGAATCCCTCGAGCGCCAGGACAGGATCAGCCTGGTGCGGGCCCTGTTCGAGGAGTCAGGAATCGAGATAACCGAGCCGACATCGATACAGATACCGATATCATTCCAGGAGGGCGAGGTCTTCTTCTATACGGGGGCCGAGCAGGAGGAGACAGAGGAGCTCATCTCGGGCTTTATAGACGACTTTGTCACCCCGCGGAGCGACAGGATCCTCATGTGGGAGGAGGACGACGTCTTCAACTTCGGCACCGTGGTCATCCGGGACGGCATAGCGGAACTGCACTATGTATCCGTCGAGGTCGGCAGCTAG
- a CDS encoding eukaryotic-type DNA primase, large subunit (COG2219), protein MSFGSDEMSKYPFLADWGKDIQDQGFTLEQFGTDPDLKKVVDGAYERIQAAADGKIYKTATRSSLENGVFTFLLAVVLLRLSGMGVLVSKFVLAEARRAEKFLEYDLTGDLHEKKGRLAIQLMENFLSVTVSRQGYDFAIAASDYIRHSVNFHEREWKMVNRRVRGGKVLLSSHEAVRLVRQELVGYIRSRINSADTPEMFPMFEEPVQKLVSLARARFPQDNTPTTGKTPPCIQHGMDVLARGENLSHSGRFMLATFLLNRGQSIEQIAPLFKNAPDYNPKVTMYQLNHLAGSSRDGEQYTCPSCDKLRSQGLCHETEECAGIINPLQFGKKRTDA, encoded by the coding sequence ATGTCCTTTGGCTCCGACGAGATGTCCAAGTACCCGTTCCTTGCGGATTGGGGCAAGGACATACAGGACCAGGGCTTTACGCTCGAGCAGTTCGGCACGGATCCAGACCTGAAGAAGGTGGTAGACGGCGCATACGAGCGGATACAGGCGGCAGCCGACGGGAAGATCTACAAGACCGCGACCAGGTCCTCCCTGGAGAACGGGGTCTTTACATTTCTGCTGGCGGTCGTGCTGCTCAGGCTCAGCGGCATGGGCGTGCTGGTGTCCAAGTTCGTGCTGGCCGAGGCGCGCAGGGCCGAAAAATTCCTCGAATATGACCTGACCGGCGACCTACACGAGAAGAAGGGGAGGCTGGCCATACAGCTGATGGAGAACTTCCTCTCAGTAACTGTCTCAAGGCAGGGCTATGACTTTGCAATCGCGGCATCCGACTACATCCGGCACTCGGTGAACTTCCACGAGAGGGAATGGAAGATGGTAAACAGGAGGGTGCGGGGGGGAAAGGTGCTGCTCTCGTCACACGAGGCGGTCCGGCTGGTCCGGCAGGAGCTGGTAGGCTACATCCGCTCCCGCATAAACTCGGCCGATACACCGGAGATGTTCCCCATGTTCGAGGAGCCGGTGCAAAAACTGGTCTCGCTTGCACGGGCCAGGTTTCCCCAGGATAACACACCAACCACGGGCAAAACCCCGCCGTGCATACAGCACGGAATGGATGTGCTGGCCCGCGGCGAGAACCTGTCCCACTCGGGGCGCTTTATGCTGGCCACGTTTTTGCTCAACAGGGGCCAGTCTATCGAGCAGATAGCGCCGCTCTTCAAGAACGCCCCTGACTACAACCCAAAGGTCACCATGTACCAGCTCAACCATCTGGCGGGCTCGTCAAGGGACGGCGAGCAGTACACCTGCCCCTCGTGCGACAAGCTAAGAAGCCAGGGGCTCTGCCATGAGACGGAAGAATGCGCGGGGATAATCAACCCACTCCAGTTCGGGAAGAAGAGGACCGATGCATGA